A section of the Pedobacter sp. HDW13 genome encodes:
- a CDS encoding glycosyl hydrolase 115 family protein — protein sequence MNFRNLAGLLVLISFFLLPEQSRAQKAGIAVSEINSALAFPIVDGEKPAVIYIDAKDAEVVHIAAEAFKADIQLLTGQTAQVLKNNPNLSAYPIIIGTMGQSFYIDQLARTGKINSASLYGKWETFSVSVIENPVKGVKRALVIAGSDRRGTAYGVFQLSRMMGVSPLCWWADVKPATKKSLFVKAGQALVESPSVKYRGIFINDEDWGIQPWAAKMMDADVKDIGPKTYTKIFELLLRLKANYIWPGMHPSTKAFYYYANNPVMADKYGIILGSSHCEPMLRNNVFEWAENFEHEYGKKPGEWRYDLNKNEIVNYWTDRVKQAKNYESVYTVGMRGIHDGSMPGPKDKNEKVKLLDEVIADQRAILSKNITKSVSSITQIFCPYKEVLSLYQAGLKLPDDVTIVWADDNHGYIRQLSNPEEQKRSGGSGVYYHISYWGAPQDYLWLSSISPSLMAYELTKAYQYKADRLWVINVGDIKPAEMEIQFAMDLAWNVNRWKPENADRYAESWAAETFGAEFAKPIAEIKAVYYRLAQAAKPEHMASVNFTDEEADERLADYEKIYHQAKSLADQIPARLKDAYFELILYPVEGAMLMNKKILYAKKSLILAANGDQSALSYSKKSKAAFDQIQVITKKYNEEIAGGKWNGMMSWKPRDLAVFKMPKVADTVATQSSAPKANEDKITVRAAEYVAKSSPKGLSLQTIKGLGLGGNGISVLPFTFKPFSEKDLQNAPYASYTIDFKTQGGHQIEVKCLPTQGVNNGIKVRYAISVNDDQPQVINISPASENNIWKQNVLQGYASGITKHQVNKTGKSTVKIYMLDPGLVLNQLEIK from the coding sequence ATGAATTTCAGAAATTTAGCGGGTTTATTAGTATTGATTTCCTTCTTTTTGCTGCCTGAACAAAGTAGGGCACAAAAAGCAGGCATCGCTGTTTCTGAAATTAACAGTGCTTTAGCTTTCCCTATTGTTGATGGCGAAAAGCCTGCAGTCATTTATATTGATGCAAAGGATGCTGAAGTGGTTCATATCGCTGCAGAAGCTTTTAAAGCTGATATTCAGTTGTTAACAGGTCAAACCGCTCAGGTTTTGAAAAATAATCCCAATTTAAGTGCTTACCCCATCATTATCGGTACGATGGGGCAGTCGTTTTATATCGATCAATTGGCCAGGACAGGGAAAATTAACAGCGCCAGTCTATATGGCAAGTGGGAAACCTTTTCTGTTTCGGTTATCGAAAATCCGGTAAAAGGAGTGAAAAGAGCTTTGGTTATTGCTGGTAGCGATAGAAGGGGAACGGCTTATGGTGTTTTTCAGCTGTCGCGAATGATGGGCGTTTCGCCGCTTTGTTGGTGGGCAGATGTTAAACCGGCAACTAAAAAATCGCTCTTCGTAAAAGCCGGTCAAGCTTTGGTAGAATCGCCATCGGTTAAATACCGGGGAATTTTTATTAATGATGAAGACTGGGGTATCCAACCCTGGGCGGCTAAAATGATGGATGCCGATGTAAAAGACATTGGACCTAAAACCTACACCAAAATATTCGAATTGCTGCTGCGCTTAAAAGCGAACTACATCTGGCCGGGCATGCACCCTTCAACCAAAGCATTTTATTATTATGCCAATAACCCCGTAATGGCCGATAAATATGGTATTATTTTAGGCTCTAGCCATTGCGAACCCATGCTGCGCAACAATGTTTTTGAATGGGCAGAGAATTTCGAGCACGAATATGGCAAGAAACCAGGCGAGTGGCGTTACGACCTCAACAAAAATGAGATTGTAAATTATTGGACCGACCGCGTAAAACAGGCTAAAAATTACGAATCGGTTTATACCGTCGGGATGCGTGGTATCCACGATGGCAGTATGCCCGGGCCAAAAGATAAAAATGAAAAGGTAAAACTGCTGGACGAGGTAATTGCCGATCAGCGTGCCATTTTAAGCAAAAATATAACTAAATCAGTAAGTTCCATTACACAGATTTTTTGTCCTTACAAAGAAGTACTGTCTTTATATCAGGCTGGCTTAAAATTGCCTGATGATGTAACGATTGTTTGGGCGGATGATAATCACGGTTATATCCGTCAGCTTTCTAATCCCGAAGAACAAAAACGATCGGGTGGGAGCGGTGTGTATTACCATATCTCGTACTGGGGGGCTCCGCAAGATTACTTATGGCTTTCGTCCATTTCTCCATCGCTGATGGCTTACGAGTTAACCAAAGCCTATCAGTATAAAGCCGATCGCCTTTGGGTAATTAATGTGGGCGATATTAAACCTGCAGAAATGGAAATCCAGTTTGCAATGGATCTGGCCTGGAATGTAAACCGATGGAAGCCCGAAAACGCCGATCGATATGCCGAAAGCTGGGCTGCCGAAACTTTTGGTGCCGAATTTGCAAAACCGATTGCGGAAATAAAGGCTGTTTATTATCGCCTGGCACAGGCTGCTAAACCAGAGCATATGGCCAGTGTTAATTTTACCGACGAAGAGGCAGACGAAAGACTAGCCGATTACGAAAAGATTTATCATCAGGCCAAAAGTTTAGCTGATCAAATTCCCGCCAGGTTAAAAGATGCTTATTTTGAGCTGATCCTTTACCCGGTTGAAGGGGCGATGCTGATGAACAAGAAGATTTTATACGCAAAAAAAAGTTTAATCTTGGCAGCAAACGGAGATCAATCGGCTTTAAGCTATTCAAAGAAATCGAAAGCAGCTTTTGATCAGATTCAGGTAATTACCAAAAAATACAATGAAGAAATTGCCGGCGGTAAATGGAACGGAATGATGAGCTGGAAACCACGTGATTTAGCGGTTTTTAAAATGCCCAAAGTGGCAGATACGGTAGCAACGCAATCGTCGGCCCCTAAAGCGAACGAAGATAAAATAACAGTTCGTGCAGCCGAATATGTAGCAAAATCATCGCCGAAAGGACTTTCATTACAAACTATTAAAGGACTCGGCTTGGGTGGCAATGGCATTTCTGTGCTTCCTTTTACATTTAAACCTTTTAGCGAAAAAGACTTGCAAAACGCACCTTACGCCAGTTACACCATTGATTTTAAAACGCAGGGCGGGCACCAGATTGAGGTGAAATGTTTACCTACCCAGGGCGTTAATAACGGCATAAAAGTGCGTTATGCCATTTCGGTTAATGATGATCAGCCTCAGGTAATTAATATTTCTCCGGCTTCAGAAAATAACATCTGGAAACAGAATGTATTGCAAGGTTACGCTTCGGGTATAACCAAGCATCAGGTAAATAAAACAGGTAAATCAACAGTTAAAATCTATATGCTCGATCCGGGATTAGTGCTTAACCAGTTGGAAATAAAATAG
- a CDS encoding glycoside hydrolase family 88 protein gives MKKFVFSTAVIFSITTQVLFAQKIPNKKEVLKVLKSTNAYFMNKWPDAGKSIITNKERPSNIWTRAVYYEGLMNLYKISPEKEYYDYAVQWGQKHNWGLRNGIATKNADDQACGQTYIDLYLIDKQPERIKDIKASIDLVMQSGKVNDWTWIDAIQMGMPVFAKLGKLYNDTSYYNYMYKMYLHSKNTEGGGLYNAKDGLWWRDKDFVPPYKEPNGEDCYWSRGNGWVVAALVRVLEIIPANEPHRNEYLKTYQEMIKALVAIQRTDGFWNVSLHDSTHFGGKETSGTALFTYGLAWGVNHGILDKATYLPIITKAWNAMTTDAVQKNGFIGYMQGTGKEPKDGQPVSYTSMPDFEDYGLGCFLLAGTEVYKLKN, from the coding sequence ATGAAGAAATTTGTATTCAGCACCGCAGTAATATTTAGCATAACTACCCAGGTACTTTTCGCCCAAAAAATCCCGAATAAAAAAGAGGTTTTAAAGGTGTTAAAATCTACAAACGCTTATTTTATGAATAAGTGGCCCGATGCCGGCAAATCGATCATAACCAATAAGGAAAGACCAAGCAACATCTGGACAAGGGCAGTTTACTATGAAGGCCTGATGAATCTGTATAAAATCAGCCCCGAAAAAGAATATTACGATTATGCCGTTCAATGGGGCCAAAAACACAATTGGGGTTTACGAAATGGCATTGCCACAAAAAATGCTGATGATCAGGCTTGTGGGCAGACTTACATTGATCTTTACCTGATTGATAAACAGCCCGAGCGTATAAAAGATATAAAGGCTTCGATAGATCTGGTAATGCAATCGGGTAAAGTTAACGACTGGACCTGGATTGATGCAATACAAATGGGCATGCCTGTTTTTGCCAAACTGGGTAAATTATACAACGATACCAGCTATTACAATTACATGTACAAAATGTACCTGCATTCGAAAAATACCGAAGGTGGTGGTTTGTACAATGCAAAAGATGGACTTTGGTGGCGCGATAAAGATTTTGTACCGCCTTATAAAGAGCCAAATGGCGAAGATTGTTATTGGAGCAGGGGTAATGGCTGGGTGGTTGCCGCACTGGTACGTGTTTTGGAAATTATTCCAGCAAATGAACCACACCGCAACGAATATTTAAAAACTTATCAGGAAATGATTAAAGCCCTGGTAGCTATTCAGCGCACCGATGGTTTTTGGAATGTGAGTTTGCACGATTCCACACATTTTGGCGGTAAAGAAACCTCTGGTACAGCACTATTTACCTATGGCCTGGCCTGGGGCGTAAATCATGGCATTTTAGATAAGGCCACTTATTTACCAATTATTACTAAAGCATGGAATGCCATGACTACGGATGCCGTTCAGAAAAATGGTTTTATCGGTTACATGCAAGGAACGGGTAAAGAACCAAAAGACGGGCAACCGGTTAGCTATACCAGCATGCCCGATTTTGAAGATTATGGTTTGGGCTGTTTTTTATTGGCCGGAACCGAAGTATATAAGCTTAAAAATTAG
- a CDS encoding sugar-binding domain-containing protein, with product MQIQVNRILKVLMGIAFIILSIAQTHAQSISLAGKWRFKIDAKDEGIKGKWYSTVLPEAIQLPGSMAENLKGDDITLKTKWTGSIYDSSYFFHPRLAKYRKADNLKIPFWLTPAKHYTGAAWYQKDVEIPANWKGKRMVLSLEYPHSETRVWIDEMEIGTQFTFVVAQNFELPANLKAGKHTITLLIDNRIKAINVGQDSHSLTDHTQGNWNGVVGKMELMAGSPVYFEDIQVYPDLKNKSAKVKIQLKASASQSATGKITLSAATFNTKNVIQVKPVTAPYQITNGEGTLEINLPMGDKIATWDEFDPALYRLTAALVSKDGKKDEKKVQFGMREFKAVGRSFEINGRPVFLRGTVNNCEFPLTGYPSMDVAAWVRIFKISKAHGLNHMRFHSWCPPEAAFIAADQIGFYLQPEGPSWANHGSSIGDGKPIDQFIYDETNRMTKNYGNYASFCMMAYGNEPRGRQVEYLTKFNNYWKAKDSRRLYTGASVGGSWPVIPNNEFMVRAGARGLDWSRKPESISTYAKQIEQFTVPFVAHEMGQYCAFPNFDEIKKYTGVYRAKNFEMFQEDLKDHDMADQAHEFLMASGKLQALCYKNEIEKALRTPNYNGYQLLSLNDYPGQGTALVGVLDAFWDEKGYITAKEFKRFSNSTVPLLKVSKFVFTNAETLEAAVEVAHFGKAPIENAKLSWTAKDESGAIIARGNFSPKTLAVTNCIAIGEIKIPLNTITKATKLKLEVMVDGTEFANDWNFWVYPAQLPEVKSEVYYCTSLDDKAQSVLASGGSVFLNASGKVVKGKEVVQTFLPVFWNTSWFKMRPPHTLGILCDPKHAAFNSFPTDFHSDMQWWEIVNKAQVMNLEDFPVGFRPIIQPIDTWFLNRRLALVFEAKVGKGKLIVSSANLSPDLKEAPAAQQLYFSLQQYMSSNQFNPKYEVAFSTVKDIFESPSKIQFDTFTKDSPDELKVKPKTN from the coding sequence ATGCAGATACAAGTTAACCGAATTTTAAAAGTACTCATGGGCATTGCTTTCATTATTTTGAGCATTGCGCAAACCCATGCCCAAAGTATTTCGCTGGCAGGCAAGTGGCGTTTCAAAATTGACGCTAAGGACGAAGGCATAAAAGGGAAATGGTACTCAACTGTTCTTCCCGAAGCTATTCAGCTGCCCGGGTCAATGGCCGAAAATTTAAAAGGTGATGATATAACCCTCAAAACAAAATGGACGGGCAGTATATACGATAGTTCCTACTTTTTTCATCCACGTTTAGCTAAATACCGCAAAGCTGATAATCTTAAAATACCCTTCTGGTTAACGCCGGCTAAGCATTATACCGGCGCGGCATGGTATCAGAAAGATGTAGAAATCCCCGCCAACTGGAAGGGTAAAAGGATGGTACTCTCTTTAGAATATCCCCATTCGGAAACACGGGTTTGGATAGATGAAATGGAGATAGGCACCCAATTTACTTTTGTAGTGGCCCAGAATTTTGAACTGCCCGCAAATTTAAAAGCCGGAAAACATACCATTACCTTATTAATCGATAACCGCATCAAGGCAATAAATGTCGGGCAGGATTCGCACAGCTTAACCGATCATACCCAGGGCAACTGGAATGGTGTGGTAGGCAAAATGGAACTGATGGCTGGCTCGCCTGTTTATTTTGAAGATATACAGGTTTATCCCGATTTAAAAAATAAGTCGGCTAAAGTTAAAATTCAGCTTAAAGCCAGTGCCAGCCAATCTGCTACCGGAAAAATTACACTTTCTGCTGCAACTTTCAATACCAAAAATGTAATTCAGGTTAAACCTGTAACAGCGCCATATCAAATTACCAATGGAGAAGGTACATTGGAAATCAATTTGCCAATGGGCGATAAAATAGCCACCTGGGATGAATTCGATCCGGCACTATATCGTTTAACAGCTGCCCTTGTTTCGAAGGATGGTAAAAAGGACGAGAAAAAAGTACAGTTTGGGATGCGCGAGTTTAAAGCTGTAGGCAGATCTTTTGAAATAAACGGCAGACCGGTGTTTTTGCGTGGTACCGTAAACAACTGCGAATTTCCTTTAACCGGTTACCCTTCAATGGATGTTGCTGCTTGGGTACGCATCTTTAAAATTTCGAAAGCCCATGGTTTAAACCACATGCGTTTTCACTCCTGGTGTCCACCCGAAGCTGCTTTTATTGCTGCAGATCAGATTGGATTTTATCTGCAACCCGAAGGACCAAGCTGGGCCAATCATGGTTCGTCTATCGGAGATGGTAAACCCATTGATCAGTTTATTTACGACGAAACCAACCGCATGACTAAAAACTATGGCAATTATGCGTCTTTTTGTATGATGGCCTATGGAAACGAGCCACGCGGCAGGCAGGTTGAGTATCTCACCAAATTTAATAATTACTGGAAAGCCAAAGATTCGAGAAGGTTGTACACAGGCGCATCGGTTGGCGGTAGCTGGCCGGTGATTCCAAACAACGAATTTATGGTACGTGCAGGTGCCAGAGGGCTTGACTGGAGCAGGAAACCAGAAAGTATTTCTACTTATGCTAAACAGATAGAACAGTTTACGGTGCCTTTTGTGGCGCACGAAATGGGGCAGTACTGTGCATTCCCGAATTTCGATGAAATAAAAAAATACACCGGGGTTTACCGCGCAAAGAACTTCGAAATGTTTCAGGAAGACCTTAAAGATCACGATATGGCCGATCAGGCCCATGAATTCTTAATGGCTTCGGGTAAATTACAGGCACTTTGCTATAAAAATGAAATCGAAAAAGCATTACGAACACCCAATTACAATGGTTATCAGCTCTTGTCCTTAAATGATTATCCGGGACAGGGTACAGCACTGGTTGGTGTTTTAGATGCTTTCTGGGACGAAAAAGGATATATCACGGCTAAAGAATTCAAGCGTTTTTCTAATAGTACTGTGCCTTTGTTAAAAGTCTCGAAATTTGTGTTTACCAATGCCGAAACACTTGAGGCTGCGGTAGAAGTAGCGCATTTTGGTAAGGCACCTATTGAAAATGCAAAACTCTCCTGGACGGCAAAAGATGAAAGCGGTGCTATTATTGCCAGGGGTAATTTCAGTCCTAAAACCTTAGCGGTTACCAACTGTATTGCCATCGGAGAGATAAAAATTCCTTTAAATACCATTACAAAAGCAACAAAACTGAAACTGGAAGTTATGGTTGATGGAACTGAGTTTGCCAACGACTGGAATTTCTGGGTTTATCCGGCGCAGCTGCCTGAAGTTAAGAGCGAGGTGTATTACTGTACCAGTTTAGATGATAAAGCCCAGTCGGTTTTGGCCTCGGGTGGCAGTGTTTTCCTCAACGCATCGGGCAAAGTGGTAAAAGGAAAAGAAGTGGTTCAGACTTTTTTACCTGTTTTTTGGAATACTTCCTGGTTTAAAATGCGCCCGCCGCATACTTTGGGCATTTTGTGCGATCCAAAACATGCCGCTTTTAACAGTTTTCCAACCGATTTCCACAGCGATATGCAATGGTGGGAAATTGTAAACAAAGCGCAGGTAATGAACCTCGAAGATTTTCCTGTTGGTTTTAGGCCCATTATACAGCCAATCGATACCTGGTTTTTAAACCGTCGCCTGGCGCTGGTTTTTGAGGCAAAGGTAGGTAAAGGAAAGCTGATTGTTTCGAGCGCGAACCTATCTCCTGATCTGAAAGAAGCCCCGGCAGCACAGCAACTTTATTTCAGTTTGCAGCAATACATGTCGTCAAACCAGTTTAATCCAAAATATGAAGTTGCTTTTAGCACCGTGAAAGATATCTTCGAAAGTCCGTCGAAAATTCAGTTCGATACCTTTACAAAAGATAGTCCGGATGAGTTAAAAGTTAAACCTAAAACCAATTAA
- a CDS encoding rhamnogalacturonan acetylesterase: MKSTKYLYLILLTAFIIFSSCIVLKQQAKPTLFLIGDSTVKNGKGKGDGSLWGWGSFIGNLFNTDKITVENDALGGTSSRTFQTNGLWDAVLVKIKKGDFVMMQFGHNDSSPLDDTARARGTIKGIGMESKDTYNPIKKKQETVYTYGWYMRKFINDVKAKGATPIICSSIPRNPVKDDQVVLVNDNYAGWAKEVAKAEKIDFIPLNKIIKDKYAALSATEIKNFFTEKDHTHTNEAGAKLNAAAVVAGLKSLPNNNLNQYLK, translated from the coding sequence ATGAAATCAACTAAATACCTATACCTCATTCTCTTAACCGCATTCATTATTTTTTCTTCCTGCATTGTTTTAAAACAGCAGGCTAAACCCACTTTATTTCTCATTGGCGACTCGACCGTAAAAAACGGTAAAGGCAAAGGAGATGGTTCTTTGTGGGGTTGGGGGAGTTTTATTGGCAATTTGTTCAATACCGATAAAATAACTGTCGAAAATGATGCCCTGGGTGGAACCAGCAGCCGCACCTTTCAAACCAATGGCCTTTGGGATGCTGTTCTGGTAAAAATTAAAAAGGGCGATTTCGTAATGATGCAATTCGGGCATAACGACAGCAGTCCGTTAGATGATACTGCCCGTGCCCGCGGCACTATAAAAGGAATTGGTATGGAAAGCAAAGACACCTACAATCCCATCAAGAAAAAGCAGGAAACCGTTTATACCTATGGTTGGTACATGCGCAAATTTATTAACGATGTTAAAGCTAAAGGGGCAACGCCCATCATCTGTTCGTCTATTCCGCGTAATCCGGTTAAGGATGATCAGGTAGTTTTAGTCAACGATAATTATGCCGGCTGGGCAAAAGAAGTGGCCAAAGCCGAAAAAATTGATTTTATCCCTTTAAACAAAATTATTAAAGATAAATACGCCGCTTTAAGTGCTACAGAGATTAAAAATTTTTTTACCGAGAAAGATCATACCCACACCAACGAGGCAGGCGCAAAATTAAATGCCGCGGCTGTGGTAGCGGGATTAAAATCTTTACCAAACAACAACCTTAACCAATACCTCAAATAA
- a CDS encoding rhamnogalacturonan acetylesterase: MKKYSYILTGVIITLATLAFVAPHKPALHTIGDSTVRNSNKETWGWGTPIVELFDTTKIHVENNAMAGRSTRTYLSEGRWDKVLETLKPGDFVTMQFGHNDGSAPDTTKAGRRGVLKGTGEETKVLTWPDGKVETVHTYGWYIRKFVHETKAKGATPIVVSMIPRNIFKDGKVVRASNDFGKWAAEVAQQENAYFVDLNKITADKYDTLGPDKVKLYFPGDHTHTNLEGAKVNAQSVVEGIKLLKDCDLKKYLL, from the coding sequence ATGAAAAAATATAGCTACATCCTAACCGGAGTAATCATTACCCTTGCCACGCTTGCTTTTGTTGCACCGCATAAACCAGCTTTACATACCATTGGCGATTCTACCGTTCGCAATTCCAATAAAGAAACCTGGGGCTGGGGAACACCAATTGTTGAGCTTTTCGATACCACAAAAATCCATGTTGAAAACAATGCCATGGCTGGCCGGAGCACCCGTACTTACCTTTCGGAAGGCCGTTGGGATAAGGTTTTGGAAACGCTAAAGCCTGGCGATTTCGTAACCATGCAGTTTGGTCATAACGATGGAAGCGCACCCGATACTACAAAAGCAGGAAGAAGAGGTGTTTTAAAAGGGACAGGGGAAGAAACCAAAGTTTTAACCTGGCCTGACGGGAAAGTAGAAACCGTGCATACCTATGGCTGGTATATCCGCAAATTTGTGCACGAAACCAAAGCAAAAGGAGCTACGCCCATTGTCGTTTCCATGATTCCGCGAAACATTTTTAAAGATGGTAAAGTAGTACGTGCCAGTAACGATTTTGGCAAATGGGCCGCTGAAGTAGCACAACAGGAAAATGCTTATTTCGTCGATCTGAATAAAATTACAGCCGATAAATACGATACGCTTGGGCCTGATAAAGTGAAGTTATATTTCCCTGGAGACCATACCCATACCAATTTAGAAGGCGCAAAAGTGAATGCCCAATCCGTAGTGGAGGGAATTAAGTTGCTAAAGGATTGTGATTTGAAGAAATATTTGCTTTGA
- a CDS encoding rhamnogalacturonan lyase, with amino-acid sequence MCTIKQALIFCFALLLPAGVMAQRQMEALGRGVVAVHMPGDSVFVSWRVLGTDPDDIAFNLYRKTNHSQEVKLNQTPITGATIFTDKEINFTVDNEWFVKPVIHGKEQPESGAFTLQKNTAAKPYLSVPLKTLAGYTPNDVSVGDLDGDGEYEIVLHQAGIAHDNSHPGFTSEPLLEAYKLDGTFLWRINLGKNIREGAHYTQFIVYDLDGDGRAEIACKTADGTIDGKGKVIGDSTKDWRNKSGYILAGPEFLTVFDGLTGAEITTTNFIPERSPNLNPSPEELKKAWGDGYGNRMDRFLAAVAYLDGKHPSLIMSRGYYTRTFITAWDFNGKNLHKRWTFDSGEDGNKRYGGQGNHNLSITDVDGDGKDEIIYGAMTIDDDGKGLYTTGLGHGDALHVGDLDPDRPGLEVFDIQERFSDAGANFRDARTGEVLWKKASVSAGADGEGPGRGLALNIDPRYRGSECWVAGAGITGMFDAKGNKISNTNPSVNFGIFWDGDCQSELLNSTSIDKWDYENAKTVWLLNARAYNCLSNNGTKSTPALSADILGDWREEVIYRTADASELRIFTTTIPTTHRFYTFMHDPQYRLSVAWQNVGYNQPPHTSFYMGDDMNQPPKPNIKPIKNHRNSQ; translated from the coding sequence ATGTGTACCATTAAACAAGCTTTAATTTTTTGCTTCGCATTGCTTTTACCGGCAGGAGTAATGGCGCAACGCCAAATGGAAGCATTGGGCCGGGGCGTAGTAGCGGTACACATGCCCGGAGATAGCGTTTTTGTAAGCTGGCGGGTTTTAGGCACCGATCCTGATGATATTGCCTTTAACCTTTACCGTAAAACGAATCATAGCCAGGAGGTAAAATTAAACCAGACACCAATAACCGGAGCTACAATTTTTACCGATAAAGAAATAAATTTCACAGTAGATAACGAATGGTTTGTAAAACCGGTTATCCATGGAAAAGAACAGCCGGAAAGCGGCGCTTTTACCTTGCAAAAAAATACCGCTGCCAAACCGTATTTGTCTGTCCCCCTAAAAACTTTGGCTGGCTATACGCCTAACGATGTTTCGGTTGGCGATTTGGATGGCGATGGAGAATATGAAATTGTTTTACATCAGGCAGGCATAGCGCATGATAATTCTCATCCGGGTTTTACTTCGGAGCCTTTGCTGGAGGCCTATAAACTGGATGGTACCTTTTTATGGCGCATTAACCTGGGCAAAAATATTCGAGAAGGTGCACATTACACCCAGTTTATCGTGTATGATTTGGATGGCGATGGCAGGGCAGAAATAGCTTGTAAAACAGCAGATGGGACTATAGATGGAAAAGGGAAAGTAATCGGCGATTCGACTAAAGATTGGAGAAATAAAAGCGGATATATTTTAGCCGGGCCAGAGTTTCTGACTGTTTTTGACGGCTTAACCGGAGCTGAAATTACTACAACCAACTTTATCCCTGAGCGTTCTCCAAATCTCAATCCTTCGCCCGAAGAACTAAAAAAGGCCTGGGGCGATGGTTATGGCAACAGAATGGACCGTTTTTTAGCGGCTGTAGCTTACCTCGACGGAAAACATCCCAGCTTAATTATGAGCCGAGGATATTACACCCGCACTTTTATAACCGCCTGGGATTTTAACGGGAAAAATCTCCATAAAAGATGGACTTTCGATAGTGGTGAGGATGGTAATAAGCGATATGGCGGTCAGGGAAACCATAATTTAAGCATTACCGATGTAGACGGCGATGGCAAAGATGAAATTATTTATGGCGCCATGACCATCGATGATGATGGAAAAGGATTATATACCACAGGTTTAGGTCATGGTGATGCTTTACATGTTGGCGATCTGGACCCCGATAGGCCTGGATTGGAAGTGTTCGATATTCAGGAAAGGTTTTCGGATGCCGGAGCAAACTTCAGGGATGCAAGAACGGGAGAGGTATTGTGGAAGAAAGCTTCGGTAAGTGCAGGGGCAGATGGCGAAGGGCCTGGAAGAGGGTTGGCGCTAAACATCGACCCCAGATACCGGGGATCTGAATGTTGGGTGGCCGGCGCAGGAATTACAGGAATGTTTGATGCCAAAGGCAACAAAATTTCGAATACTAACCCAAGTGTTAACTTCGGTATTTTTTGGGATGGCGACTGCCAGAGCGAACTTTTAAACAGCACTTCGATTGATAAATGGGATTATGAAAATGCTAAAACCGTTTGGCTGCTGAACGCAAGGGCCTACAACTGCTTATCCAATAATGGAACCAAATCTACCCCTGCATTATCGGCCGATATTTTGGGCGATTGGCGCGAGGAGGTGATTTACCGTACAGCCGATGCCAGCGAACTGAGGATATTTACCACCACCATTCCAACCACGCACCGCTTTTACACCTTTATGCACGATCCGCAGTACCGTTTGAGTGTTGCCTGGCAAAATGTAGGCTACAATCAGCCACCACATACCAGTTTTTACATGGGCGATGATATGAACCAGCCTCCAAAACCCAATATCAAACCAATTAAAAACCACCGCAATTCTCAATAA